The DNA region GAAGCTGGTAGAGCTAGTGTATCCACTGTTGCGGCAGTGCCCGGCACCAGCGTATCAGTTTGATGAATATGATGCTTTGAGTGGCCGAGAGCTGTGTTTCCGGGCGGTGATGCAAGATGACAGTGAAGCGCAATATCTGCTCGGCATGTCTTTCAAAAGCCAAGCGTTGATGGCACGGCAGCAAGAGCAAGCATTAGCAGATAGCGAGCTGCCACCGCCACAGCAGGCAAAACATTATCTGAGTAAAGCGGCTTACTGGTTTGCTCAGGCGGCCACACAAGAGCCTCGCGCCCGTTTTGAACATGGGGTGGCATTGCTGCACGGTTACAGTGGTGAGCCAGATTTAGCGGCTGGGCAGCAGTTGATCCGTGAAGCGGCAGAAGCGGGGGTTGTCGATGCGATGGCGCTGTTGGGTTATTTCTACTTAGTGGGCAGTGGCGATATAACGGCAGATCTCGTCTTGGCCGAGCAATACCTGAAGGCTGCCGCCGAACAGGAACACACCGAGGCCATGGCCAATCTGGGGGTACTACGTTACCAACAGGGAAATTTGCCCGCAGCATTCCAGCATATTAAACAGGCGGCACAAAGCGGTTATCCTCACGCGCAGTACCATCTGTCACTGATGCTAGCACGTGGTGAGGGCTGCCAAGCCGATTTGGCGGGCAGTGAGCAATGGTTGGCGGAGGCGGCTGAACAAGGGCAGCTAGAGGCCATGTTAGCACGCGCGCAGCACATGCTGAATCAGGAGCAAGCCTTTGGCAGTGATATGTCCCAGGCTGAGAGTTATTTACGACAGGTCATTCGATACGGCCACAGTGTACCGGCCATGATTGAACTGGCTATTGCGCTAACCGATGGCAGTTTAGCTAGGATTGATGTGGTGGAAGCCGCAGCTTGGCTGAAATTGGCTAAGAGCCGTGGAGATGCCCACGAGCAACAAATTATTACGCCGTTGTGGCAATCTCTGGCGCAGCAAGTAGAACGGGCTCTGGCGCTCAGTCAAGAGCAAGCGGAGCAGCGGTCGTTACAACGGGCAAAGGAGTTATTAACCGACTAATC from Shewanella dokdonensis includes:
- a CDS encoding DUF4145 domain-containing protein, whose amino-acid sequence is MNDIELVAGVSDALATEYRSAKRYVSDVPTQSLLHVRSFAHRLTALLAEPKAVVFDSPNLYDRIEQLNRLRLIDVRITRALHRLRADGNRGAHPEKYHLDQPQLQQLAQKAIRDLLKLVELVYPLLRQCPAPAYQFDEYDALSGRELCFRAVMQDDSEAQYLLGMSFKSQALMARQQEQALADSELPPPQQAKHYLSKAAYWFAQAATQEPRARFEHGVALLHGYSGEPDLAAGQQLIREAAEAGVVDAMALLGYFYLVGSGDITADLVLAEQYLKAAAEQEHTEAMANLGVLRYQQGNLPAAFQHIKQAAQSGYPHAQYHLSLMLARGEGCQADLAGSEQWLAEAAEQGQLEAMLARAQHMLNQEQAFGSDMSQAESYLRQVIRYGHSVPAMIELAIALTDGSLARIDVVEAAAWLKLAKSRGDAHEQQIITPLWQSLAQQVERALALSQEQAEQRSLQRAKELLTD